Genomic segment of Candidatus Binatia bacterium:
TGGGCGGGGACGCTCGACTGTCCTACGAGTAGTCTGACATACGGGACACGGCAAGGCGAACCGCCCGGGTGCGCGTGCAGATCCGGTCACAAGATCGCCGGAACGATCATCGCAACGTAGAGCGCCAACCCTACCGCCCACGCGCGCCAGTCGAGTTCGATCGCGCCTTCGGCCTGCGAACGCCAGGAACACACCCCGAGGAGCAGCAGCCACACGGCCCAGGCGGGGAATCCGAAGTCGAGTAACGGGCCAAACATCTGCGGCGCGATACCGAGTTGCTCGAGCGCCAGCACGAGCGCGAACGCGCCCAGCGCGATGCCGGCGCTTCCCAGCCGAGCGTCGATCGCGCCTTGCCGTCGCAAGCCCGCGGACACCAGGATCGTCCACAGACCGAGACACAGGTTGGCAGCGTGCTCGCCGAGCGCCATGCCGGCGTAGCGGTTGAACGCTCCCTCGACGATGACGATGGCGCTCACCGTCGGGGCGTCGGCGCCGGCCATACGGTCGGCCAGGTACGGCACCAGAATCGCCCAGCGGATGAAGCCCGCCATCTGCAGCACCCCGCAGACGATGCCGAACACCAGCGCCAACCGGACGGCAGCGGAGGGCCGCCGACAGAGCGACCAATCGACGAGCACCGCGATGGCGACCTGACTGAGCCCGGTGAGCGCGAGCAGCCAGTACGTCGGTTGGACGACGGCCTGTTCGCGGCGAAACAGCGCCAGGCGCTCGACGGCGGGTAGCCGCAGCACCTCGGGGAACTGAAACACGGCCGCGAGAACGGTGAAGCCGGCAAAGAGAGCGACGAGGTGAACCACGATCAGTGCTGCCGTCCATCGGTGAACCTGGCCACCCCGCGTCGTCATCGAACCGGTCATCTTGCGCTCCTGCGATAGTTTCGCGGGGTCATCCCGACCACGGTCTTGAAGCTACGCTGAAAGTGAGCCTGGTCGGCGAAGCCGCAGGCGTAGCCGATGTCGGCGAGCGACTCGTCGCCGTCAAGCAACATCTTCGAAGCCATGGCCACACGCGACGAGCGCAGCACGGTGGCGAATCGGTTGCCGGTAGCCGCCAACTCGCGCTGCAGCGTTCGCGTCGAACAGGCGAGCGCGCGTGCTGCCGCCTGCAGACTCCACTCGCGCGCCGGATCGCCGGCGATCGAACGCCCGAGCCGCGCCTCGACGTCTTCGCCGCGGCGCCATGCCAGCTCGGCGGACCGAGTCGGTCCGGGCAGCCAGCGAAAGGTCCAGCGCCCGGCACGCGTCGGCAGCTGCTCGAGCTTGACGTTACGGGCGCCAAAAGTACGCAGCAGGCCGCGGAGAACGCCGCAGATCAGGTAGTGCTCTGCCATGACCGGCGGTGCCCCCTGGGTCGCGTAGTGCCGGCAGCGCCAGGTTCCGGGAACTTCGGCGTCGATCCGAGTGCGATGAGTCGAGTGGTAGTAGCCCTCGAGGCGCATCCACTTCTCAGCCAGCACCTGCGTGTCCGGCGACGCGAGCAGAACACGCACGGGTGGCAAGTAGGTCGCGTCCCGAAGGGCGTCGCCGACGTCGAGAATGGGCTGCGGGCCGCCGACGCGCAGAGCGTGACGCAGGACACGGCGCTTGACCGAGTCGTCGATGAGCGCGCGTCCGAGCCAGTCGCTAACGCCGACTCCGGGCGGCAGGAGCCGCGGGTCTCGCTCGTGAAGGTAGCGGATCATGAGGGCCGTCAGTGCAGCATGG
This window contains:
- a CDS encoding DUF4386 domain-containing protein — protein: MTGSMTTRGGQVHRWTAALIVVHLVALFAGFTVLAAVFQFPEVLRLPAVERLALFRREQAVVQPTYWLLALTGLSQVAIAVLVDWSLCRRPSAAVRLALVFGIVCGVLQMAGFIRWAILVPYLADRMAGADAPTVSAIVIVEGAFNRYAGMALGEHAANLCLGLWTILVSAGLRRQGAIDARLGSAGIALGAFALVLALEQLGIAPQMFGPLLDFGFPAWAVWLLLLGVCSWRSQAEGAIELDWRAWAVGLALYVAMIVPAIL
- a CDS encoding helix-turn-helix transcriptional regulator; this translates as MTFTHAALTALMIRYLHERDPRLLPPGVGVSDWLGRALIDDSVKRRVLRHALRVGGPQPILDVGDALRDATYLPPVRVLLASPDTQVLAEKWMRLEGYYHSTHRTRIDAEVPGTWRCRHYATQGAPPVMAEHYLICGVLRGLLRTFGARNVKLEQLPTRAGRWTFRWLPGPTRSAELAWRRGEDVEARLGRSIAGDPAREWSLQAAARALACSTRTLQRELAATGNRFATVLRSSRVAMASKMLLDGDESLADIGYACGFADQAHFQRSFKTVVGMTPRNYRRSAR